From one Triticum aestivum cultivar Chinese Spring chromosome 4B, IWGSC CS RefSeq v2.1, whole genome shotgun sequence genomic stretch:
- the LOC123089264 gene encoding uncharacterized protein, with protein MSAVVVQDVVPPIEAASAAEVEWAACACCGLREECTAAYAAGVRAQYAGRWLCGLCADAVGEELASAGVGGGGSATAEVEAAIARHAAFCRSSPAAAERLIAAVRRLLRSQSGRKAKAVVVLEFQEA; from the coding sequence ATGTCGGCGGTGGTTGTGCAGGACGTCGTGCCGCCCATCGAGGCTGCCTCGGCAGCCGAGGTGGAGTGGGCGGCGTGCGCGTGCTGCGGGCTGAGGGAGGAGTGCACTGCGGCGTACGCGGCCGGCGTGCGCGCGCAGTACGCCGGGCGGTGGCTGTGCGGCCTCTGCGCCGACGCCGTGGGCGAGGAGCTCGCTTCGGCTGGCGTCGGGGGAGGAGGATCGGCCACGGCGGAGGTAGAGGCGGCGATTGCGAGGCACGCCGCCTTCTGCCGGTCGTCGCCCGCAGCGGCCGAGCGGCTCATCGCCGCGGTGCGGCGGCTGCTCCGCAGCCAGAGCGGGAGGAAGGCGAAGGCCGTGGTGGTGCTCGAGTTCCAGGAGGCCTGA